A part of Gambusia affinis linkage group LG21, SWU_Gaff_1.0, whole genome shotgun sequence genomic DNA contains:
- the mrpl15 gene encoding LOW QUALITY PROTEIN: 39S ribosomal protein L15, mitochondrial (The sequence of the model RefSeq protein was modified relative to this genomic sequence to represent the inferred CDS: substituted 2 bases at 2 genomic stop codons): MSFPKIPGGKALDVLQNLPRITLANLRPEPGARKNEKRRGRGQHGGNRSGRGHKGERQRGTRPRLGFEGGQTPFYLRIPKYGFNEGHSRRPQYQPLTLKRLQYLIDLGRFIVNVLQLEVFXKVLTQRRLQLLMLSFQFISIXRFFQGSDIFAAKINIEVQRATEGAIAAIERNGGIITNSFYDPISLGILIKPVPFFMRGQPIPKRMLPGEDMVPYYMSAENRGYLADPEEIQRYFHAGHEEGC; encoded by the exons ATGTCTTTCCCTAAAATACCCGGCGGTAAAGCACTAGACGTTTTGCAAAATCTACCGAGAATAACTTTAGCAAATTTACGTCCTGAACCAGGAGCAAGGAAGAAT GAAAAGCGGCGGGGCAGAGGACAGCACGGAGGTAACAGGAGCGGGAGAGGCCACAAAGGAGAGCGGCAGAGAGGGACCAGACCTCGGTTGGGGTTCGAAGGGGGACAGACCCCCTTCTACTTGAGAATTCCTAAATATGGCTTCAATGAAGGCCACAG TCGCCGTCCACAATACCAGCCTTTAACGTTGAAAAGACTGCAGTACTTGATTGATTTGGGTCGATTCATTGTCAATGTACTGCAGCTGGAGGTTTTCTAgaaagtattgactcagagaAG ATTACAATTATTGATGTTGTCTTTCCAGTTCATATCTATTTAACGTTTCTTTCAGGGTTCTgacatttttgctgcaaaaaTCAACATTGAGGTTCAGAGAGCAACTGAAGGAGCCATAGCTGCTATCGAACGGAACGGCGGCATCATCACCAACAGCTTCTACGATCCCATAAGTCTCg GAATCCTTATCAAGCCCGTCCCGTTCTTCATGAGGGGGCAGCCGATCCCGAAGCGGATGCTGCCAGGAGAGGACATGGTCCCGTATTACATGAGTGCTGAAAACCGGGGTTACTTAGCAGATCCGGAAGAAATCCAGCGATATTTCCATGCTGGCCATGAGGAAGGATGTTGA